From the genome of Thauera chlorobenzoica:
GTAGAGGCTGCCCATCCAGGTGCCGATCAGGCCCATGTCGTGGTACAGCGGCAGCCAGCTCACGCACACATCGTTCGAGTCCAGGGCCGCCACCGTGCCCCAGGCGCGGATGTTGCTGAGCAGGTTGGCGTGGGTCAGCATGACCCCCTTCGGCTCGCCGGTGGAGCCGGAGGTGTACTGGATCAGGGCGAGCTCGTCCGCGCTTGCCGGCAGCGGACGGAGCGCGGGCGCCGCGGCCAGCCCGGCGGGGGTCGCGACGTGGGCGAGGGCCGGCGCCAGGCCGGCGAGCATGCGCGCCAGCGGGCGCACGCGCTCGAAGGTGATCAATGCGCGCGCCTCGCAGTTGCGCAGGATCCCGGCCTGGCGCTGCAGGTGGTCCTCGAGCTGGCTCGGGCGCGCCGGCGGATAGATCGGCACCGGCACCATGCCCGCGCTCAGGATGCCGAAGAAGGCGCGGAAAAAATCCAGCCCCGAGGGCAGCATCAGGGCGACCCGGTCGCCGGCGTGCAGGCCGAGCGCGAAGAGGGCGCCTGCGGTGTGTTCGGCGGCGTCGGCGAGTTCGCCGTAAGTGAGGGTCTCGATGCGCTCGTCGCGGTCGTAGAAGGTCACGTGCACGCGCTCGGGATGGCGCCCGGCGTGCCATCCGAGGACCTGCAGCAAGGTGGCGGCGGCGTCGGGCTCGCCGCGCGCAGGCGCGGGCGGCGGCAGGGGCGCGCCGGGAGCGGCAGGCGGTGGCAGGGGGGCGCACGCCGCCTGTGCGACGGCGCCCAGCAGCTGGCGCGGCGTCTCGCACGTGCCCAGGGTTTCGGCGGCAAGGCGGACGGCGAAGCGGCGTTCGACGCGGGCGAGCAACTCGACGCGGGCGAGACTGTCGAGGCCGAGGTCGCGGTCGAGCGCGCTATCGAGCCCGGCCGGCAGGCGGTTGCCCGGCTGCAACTCGCGTACCAGGGCATCGATCAGTTCGAGCAGTGCGTCGGCGGAAGGGGCGGGTGCTTTGCGCTGTTCAGGGGCGGGAAGAGAACTCGACATCGGCCGTATCCGGTTGGCAGCCCCGGGGCGATGCAGCGGAGAGGGCCGGTCGCGGGTCCGCGGTGGCGGCGCGGGATTGCACCCCGGGTCCGCTGCGCTTATCGTGCTGCATTTTCCGCATCAGACCGGATTAGCGACGAAATGATCCTGCCCCGCCCCTGCTTTCCCTTCCCCGTCGTGCCGTCGGCCGCGGGGGGCGCCGTAAGCGCGCCCGCACGGCCGCCCGAAGGGAAACGCTCACCTGCCCCGGAGAGAAGATCGCGTAGTGACGGGAGGGTCGTCCGGTGAGCGCCCAGCTCGCCCTCGGGCTGCGCGACGTCGCCGCCTTCGGCCAGGTGTTCACCCCCGACAGCGTGGTGCGGGCGATGCTGGCGCTGCGCCGCAACGCCGGCCGGGTGCTGGAGCCGTCCTGCGGCGACGGCGCGTTCCTGCGCCACCTGCCGGGCGCGGTCGGGCTCGAGCTGGACGCCGACCACTGCCCGCCCGGGGCGCAGGCGATGGACTTCTTTGCCTATCCCGAGGGCGAGCGCTTCGACACCATCATCGGCAACCCGCCCTACGTGCGCTACCAGGACATCCCGCCCGCCACCCGCGCGCTGATCGAACGCGGCGGCCACGGGCGCGGCCTCGACGGGCGCTCCAACCTCTACCTGTTCTTCATCGAGAAGTGCGTGCGCCAGCTCGCCCCGGGGGGCGAGCTGATCTTCATCACGCCGCGCGACTTCCTCAAGGCGACCTCGGCGGTAAAGCTCAACCGCCTGCTGTACGAGGCCGGCTCGATCACCGAGGCGATCGAACTCGGCGACGCCCGCGTCTTTCCCGACGCGCTGCCGAACTGCCTGATCTGGCGCTTCGAAAAGGGTTGCACCGAGCGCACGATGCGCTACTGCGAGATCGGCACCGGCGACGCGCTTGACGCCGCGCTTGCCGCGCCGGCCTGGCAGACGCGCCATTTCCTCGAGTGCGGCGGCCACCTGATGTTCGCCCGCGGCGACTACCCGCTGCGCCTGGCCGAGCTCGCCTTCGTCAAGGTCGGCGCGGTGTCGGGGGCGGACGAGCTGTACGCCGACGACGTCCACGGCAACCGCGACTTCGTGTGCTCGTCGACGGTCAGCAGCGGACGCACCCGGCGCATGATCTGGAGCGAGCCGGGCGAGCCGCCGCCGGCCGTGCTGGCGCCGCACAAGGCCCGCCTGCTGCAGCGCAAGGTGACCCGCTTCGACGAGTCGAACTGGTGGCTGTGGGGGCGGCTGCACCACCGCAGCGCCGCGCCCCGGGTCTATGTGAACGGCAAGACGCGGGTGGCGCAGCCGTTTTTCGTGCACGACTGCACCGACTACGACGGCGCGGTACTGGCGGTGTTTCTGCGCCACGCCGACATCGACCTGGCGGCGTTCTGCGCCGCGCTCAACGCGGTGGACTGGGCCGATCTGGGCTTCGTCTGCGATGGCCGCTTCCTGTTCACCCAGCGCAGCCTGGAACACGCGCCGCTGCCGGCGGCCTTCGCCGCCTTCCTGCCTTCACCCTGAAGGCAGGCAGGGCGGGGCCTGGGGCGGGCGGGACTTCACGGAGGACAGCATGGCGAAGCAACGTGGCGGCGGCTAAAACCGGATTTCATCGCCGTGCCTCCGGCGTCGACCGGTGCGCCGCGCAAGAGGCGCGCGGGATCGCCGGCGGTGATAGCACCGCCCCGGGGGGCGCGATTCCCCGCTCCACCTGGCGCTGGCTCGACGCGCTGCCGGCCGATCGCGCGGTGTGCGTGCTGCTGCGCCATTCGGTGCGCGACGCGCTCGCGCCCGGCGACATCGGCTACGCCCATCCGCTCAATGCCCTCGGCGAGGAACTCGCCTGCCGTTTCGGCGCCGCCCTGCGCGGGCGCCTGCGCACCGTGCACAGCAGTCCGCTGCAGCGCTGCCTGGCGACCGCCGAATTGCTGCGTGCCGCCGCCGGGGCGGAAGGAACGGTGGTCGAGGACCGCTTCCTCGGCGACCCCGGCGCCTACGTCGTCGATGCCGCGCTCGCCCGCCACAACTGGGAGACCCTGGGCAGCGCCGGGATCATGGCGCGCATGGCCGCGGGCGGCCCCGGCCTGCCCGGCACCCGTCCGCCTGACGAAGGCGCCCGCATCCTGCTCGCGCACATGCTCGACACCGCGGGGGCAGTGCCCGGAGTGCACGTCTTCGTCACCCACGACATCCTGCTCGCAATCACCGCCGCCCGCCTCGTCGGCCCTCCGCGCGGGGCGCCGCGCTGGCCGCGTTACCTGGAAGGCGCCTTCTTCTGGCGCGACGCCGACGGGCTCCACGCCGCCTACCGCGGCCGCCGCTGCATCCTGCAGGTCGGGCAGATGTAGGGGCGACCCGCAGGGCCGCCCCTGCGGCGCCGTCCGGCGGGTGATCGGGAGATTGAGCTCAGGTGCGCTTGATGGAAATCAAATCCATCCCCACATAGTCGACTAATCTACTCAACTATGTGGCGCTCCACGTCTTGCAGGTCCGTCGATCATGGCCAAGAAATTCCCCTTGCATCCCAAGCATCCCGAGCGCATCTGCTGGGGGTGCGACAAGTATTGCCCGGCGGATTCGCTCGGCTGCGGCAACGGTTCCGGGCGGACGATGCACCCGGCGGAGATGCTCGGCGACGACTGGTACCTGTACGGCGACTGGGGACTGGAGATTCCCGAGGCGGAGGCGAAAAAGTCTGCCGGGGACGGTTCGTGATCCGTCCCTGATGCCTGCAGGCGTGCCGCACGTTCTCGCCGTCACCACCTTTCTGCCGCAGATCCGTCCCTGAAGTGTGCGGGCGCGCCTGCCCTGTGGTGGGCGGCCGGATCGCGCCTATGCCGGCCGGGCGGGGGCGGCGGAAGGGGCGCGGACCTGCGCCTGGCGCTCGAAGCGGGTCAGGCGCACGTCTACCGTGACCGTCAGCGCGTCCAGCGCCGCGGCCCGGGCGCGGCCTGCGGCGCTGGCGCGGTAGAGGTGCGGCGTCATCGCCAGCAGGTCGGCGATCTGCGCCACGCCGGTGAGCTCGAGGCGATAGCGGACGGTGTCGGCGGGCAGCGCGGTGAACCCCTCCGGCGTTGGCGGGAGCGCGGGGCGTTCCGGCTTCAGCGCAGGGTAGATGATTTCGCGCAGCTCGCGCAGGTGCTCGGGCCCGGCATCGGCCAGCAGCAATTCGCCGCCGGGTTTGAGCACGCGGGCGAATTCGGCATGGACGGGGAAGCCGAACATGCACAGCACCCGGTCGAGCGTGCCCGTCAGCACCGGCAGGTTGGCGTTGCTGCCGACCACCCAGTTCGGCCGCTTGTCCTGCTTGGCCGCCGCCATCACCGCCCACTTCGAGATGTCGAGCCCGAGCAGGGCGAGCGGGTGGCGTTGCGCGGCCGCGGCGGCGAGCTGGCGCAGGTAGTAGCCTTCGCCGCAGCCGGCGTCGAGGCAGCGGGCGAGAGCGCCGGGCGCGAGGCCGGCGAGCAGCGCGCGGCTGACCGCGGCGGCGATCGGCTGGTAAGGGCCGGGCTGGTCAGGGCCGGGGCCGGGGCCGAGGAAGCGGCGGCGGGCGGCGACCATCTCCTTGCTGTCGCCCGGGTCGCGGGAGCGTTTGTGCTGCACCGGCAGCAGGTTGGCGTAGCCCTGGCGGGCGATGTCAAAACTGTGGCCGGCGGTGCAGCGCCAGCTGGCGCCGTCGCGCTGCAAGGGCTTGCCGTCGAGGGGGCAGGCGAGCGCCTGGAAGGACGTGATCATGGGGGCGTGTGTCGGGCTGCGTACGGTGGGGCGGCAGGTGGGGCCGGGTTCGCCGCGGCGCCACATTGTGGCAGAGACCGTGCCCGGGCGCGTCATGCACCGATCGCCATCAGGCTGGCGTTGCCGCCGGCTGCGGTGGTGTTGATGCTGAGCGCGCGTTCGTGGACGAGGCGGGTGAGGTCGTAGTGTGGTGCGGGGCGCAGCAGCGCGATGATGGGGCCGTCGCGCCCGGCGAGGCGGCGCTGCCAGGCGTCGGCGTCGGCGTCGCTGCCATCGAACAGCAGGGCGCCGAAGTCGGCGTCGAACCAGCCGGCGTCGCAGCATAGCTGCGCCTGCAGCGCGGCCGGCAGGGCTGAGTGCACGGCGTGCGCGGTGGCGTCGGCGTCGACCCGCAGCAGGTTGCCGCTGGCGAGGGCGGCGATGAGCTGGTGCAGGTAGCCGGCGGCGCTGCGGGCGACGCCGGCGATCGTGCCGCGGGCGACGAAGCGCAGGCTGTCGTCTTCGCCGGTGGGGCCGGGCAGGGCCAGGCGCAGGCCGGTGATGCGGCGCTGCCGGTAGGGGGCGATCCGGTCGTGCAGCGCGGCCGACTGGGCCTCATCGATCAGCCCGCCGCCACCGCCGTCGAGCCAGGCGGCGAAAGCCTGGAGCCGGGCGGCGCAGGCTTCGCCCGCCGCCGTGCACTCGACCGCCCGTGCGCCTTTCGCCAGCTCCGGCCCCGGGCTGCGCGCGAGCAGGCGGTGGAGATAGAGCGGGCCACCGGCCTTCGGCCCGGTGCCGGACAGGCCCTCGCCGCCGAAGGGCTGGACGCCGACCACCGCGCCGATGAGGTTGCGGTTGACGTACAGGTTGCCGGCCCTGGCGCGCGCGGCGACGCGTTCCACGGTTTCGTCGATGCGGCTATGCACGCCCAGGGTGAGGCCGTAGCCGGTGGCGTTGATGGCGTCGATCAGGCGCTCGAGGTCGGCGGCGGGGTAACGCAGCACGTGCAGCACCGGGCCGAACTGCTCGCGGCCGAGGTGGGCGAGGGCGTCGATGCCGCCGGCGAGCTCGACCACGGTCGGCGGCACGAAGCTGCCGTGGGCGCATGCCTCGGGCAGGGGCAGGCGGGTGACGCGGGCGCCCCGGGCCTGCATCGCGGCGACGTGGGCTTCGAGGCCGTCGCGTGCCGCGGTGTCGATCACCGGGCCGATGTCGACGCGCACGTCGGCGGGGTTGCCGAGGCGCAGTTCCGCGATCGCGCCGCGCAGCATGTCGAGCGTGTCCGCGGCGATGTCCTGCTGCAGGCATAGCACGCGCAGCGCCGAGCAGCGCTGGCCGGCAGAATCGAAGGCGGAGGCGAGGACGTCGGCCACCACCTGCTCGGGCAGCGCGGTGGAGTCGACGATCAGCGCGTTCTGGCCGCCGGTCTCGGCGATCAGCGGAACCTGGCCGCCGCGTGCGGCGAGGCGGCGGTTGATCTGCGCGGCGACTTCGGTGGAGCCGGTGAACATCACGCCGCGCACGCGCGGATCGGCGATCAGCGCGCTGCCGACGACTTCGCCGCGCCCGGGCAGCAGCTGGAGCACGTCGGCGGGCACGCCGGCGGCGTGCATCAGGCCGACCGCGGCGGCGGCGATCAGCGGGGTCTGGCGGGCGGGCTTGGCGAGGACGGTGTTGCCGGCGGCGAGCGCGGCGGCGAGCTGGCCGGTGAAGATCGCCAGCGGGAAGTTCCACGGGCTGATGCACAGCACCGGACCGAGCGCGACATGGCTGTCCGGGGCGAAGTCCTGCGCCTGGTGGGCGTAGTAGCGCAGGAAGTCGACCGCCTCGCGCAGCTCGGCGACGGCGTTCGCCCAGGTCTTGCCGCCTTCGCGCACGGCGAGCGCGAGCAGGGTGTCGGCATCGGCCTGGTAGCGCTCGGCGGCGCGCAGCAGGATCTGCGCGCGCGCGGCGGCGGAACGCGCGGCCCAGCCGGGGGCGGCGGTCTGGGCGGCGGCAAGCGCCGCTTCGACGGTGGCGGAGCCGGCCTCGAGCACGTAGCCGACAACTTCGTCGTGTGCGGCCGGATTGCGTATCGGCCGTGCCCCCGGCGGCGGTGGGGCGGAGGCGGGCCCGGCGCCGCCGCCTGCCGCGGCTGCGGCAAGGTCCGCGGCAGGCGGGCGCGGCGCGGCGCCGAAGCGCATCGAGCGCGACCGCGCGAGGGCGGCCGCCAGGCGGGCGCGCACCGTCTCGCTGGCGAGGTCGAAGCCGGTGGAATTGGTCCGTGCGGCGCCGAACAGGGCGGCCGGGAGGACGATGCCCGGGTGCGGCGCGCCGGCGAGCGGAGCGGCGTGTTCGACGGGGTCGGCGATCAGCGCCCCGATCGGGATGTCCGGGTCCACGACGCGATTGACGAAGCTGCTGTTGGCGCCGTTTTCGAGCAGGCGGCGGACCAGGTAGGCGAGCAGGGTGCGGTGGGTGCCGACCGGAGCGTAGATGCGCACCAGGCGGTGGCGCTCGGGGTGGCCGACGATCTGGTCGTAGAGTGCTTCGCCCATGCCGTGCAGGCACTGGAACTCGTAGTCGCCCGGCTGCCAGGTGCGGCCGTCGGCGGCGGCGAGGTGGAACACCGCGGCCACGGTGTGGGCGTTGTGGGTGGCGAATTGCGGGTACACCGCGTCGCGCGCGGCGAGCAGCTTCTTCGCACAGGCGAGGTAGCACGCGTCGGTGTACAGCTTGCGCGTGAACACCGGGTAGCCGGCCACGCCGTCGACCTGCGCGCGCTTGATCTCGGTGTCCCAGTAGGCCCCCTTGACCAGTCTCACCATCAGGCGCCGGCCGCTACGCCGCGCCAGGTCGATGACGAAGTCGAGGACGAAGGGGGCGCGCTTCTGGTAGGACTGGACGACGAAGCCCAGGCCCTGCCAGCCGGCGAGCGCATCGTCCGTCGCCAGCGCTTCGAGCAGGTCGAGCGAAAGGTCGAGGCGGTCGGCCTCCTCGGCGTCGATGTTGAGGCCGATGGCGTAGCCCCTGGCGAGCAGGCACAGCTTGCGCAGGCGCGGCAGCAGCTCGGCGACTACGCGCTCGCGCTGTGACCAGGTGTAGCGCGGGTGCAGCGCGGAGAGCTTGACCGAGATGCCGTTGCCGTCGATGACGCCACGCCCGGCCGCGTCCTGGCCGATGGCGTGGAGCGCGGTTTCGTAGGCACGAAAGTAGCGTTCGGCGTCGGCCGCGCTCATGGCCGCTTCGCCGAGCATGTCGAAAGAATAACGATAGCCCCGCTTCTCGAGCGCCCGGCCGTGCCGCAGGGCCTCGCCGATGTCGCGGCCGGTGACGAACTGCTCGCCCAGCAGGCGCATCGCCAGGTCCATGCCCTTGCGGATCAGGGCCTCGCTGCCGTGGCCGAGCAGGCGGCCGAGGGCTGCGGACAGGCTGGCGCGGTCGTGCGGGGCCACCAGGCGGCGGCCGATCAGCAGCCCCCAGGCCGCGGCGTTGACGAACAGCGAGGGGCTGTGGCCGAGGTGCGCGTGCCAGTCGCCATCGACCAGCTTGTCGCGGATCAGGCGGTCCACGGTGGCCTTGTCGGGCACCCGCAGCAGGGCCTCGGCCAGGCACATCAGGGCAACCCCTTCCTGGCTGGAGAGGGCGAACTCCTTCATCAGCGCATCGACGCCGCTGGCGCGGCTGCGCCTGGCGCGCAGGCCGGTCACGAGCGCGAGGGCGAGGCGGCGCACCGGTTCGCGCAGGCCGGGGTCGAGGCGCGCGGCCTCGACCAGGGGCGGCACGCACAGCGGTTCGGGGGTGCGCCAGGCGGTTTCGATGCGGGTGCGCAGGGCGCTGCGCGGAGTTTCCGGCAGGGCCGCGGCAGCGCGCAGAGGGAACGAATTCACGGTCGGGCACTCCTGGGGAAACCCTTGGTCGAGCCGCTCAGCGAGGACACCGAAGTGCCCCGCGTTGCCCGCCTTCCGGCGGCTCGCTCCCATGCTGCCATTTCTTGCCGGTCCTGTCTGTCGCCCCGCGTGTGCAGGCATGGCGCAAGACGATGCCGCGCCCAGATCCCCACCCCGGCTGCGCAATCTGCGCGACCGGCTGCGCCAGAGTGTGCCCGCAGGCGTCGGCCTGGATAAACTGTCCAGGGGCATGTCCGACGAGCGACGCCTGGCCCGCTGGCACCGACACCGAGGAAGCGCAACCATGAAAACCGCCATCGCCATCCGCCATCTGCATTTTGAGGACCTGGGCACGTTGCAGCCGCTGCTCGAAGCTCGTGGCTATGCGATTCACTACATCGATGCCGTGCAGGACGAACTGACCGGACTGGATGTTCAGCGCGCCGATCTGCTGGTCGTGCTGGGCGGCCCCATCGGCGCCTTCGATGAGGCGACCTATCCGTTTCTCACGGATGAACTGGCGCTGGTGCACGAGCGGCTGGAGCGCCAGCGTCCCCTGCTCGGTATCTGCCTGGGGGCGCAACTGATCGCGCGCGCCCTGGGGGCCGGGGTCGAGGCCATGGGGGTGAAGGAAATCGGCTTCTCGCCATTGACCCTGACGCGGGAAGGCGCGGCATCCCCGCTGGCCTTGCTGGGTGACGTGCCGGTGCTGCACTGGCATGGCGACCGGTTCGACATCCCGCCCGGCTCCGTGCGGCTGGCAGGGACGCAGGCGTGCGCCAACCAGGCCTTTGCCCTCGGGCGCCAGGTGCTGGGGCTGCAATGCCATCTGGAGGCAGCGCCGCGCCAGATCGAGCGCTGGCTGGTCGGGCATGCCTGCGAACTGGCCCAGGCGGGCATCGATCCGCGCACGCTGCGAGGCCAGGCACGGACCCTGCAAAACCGCTTGCCGCAGGCCGCGCAGGCGGTGTTCAGCCGTTGGCTCGATGGGCTCGAGGCGAAGGCGGCCTCCCCCGCCGGCGCTGCAAAATCGTGTCCTGCGGCCTCGCCCCGGAGGCGGGGCTGAGCGACTTGTCCGGCAAGCCCGGCACCGGCAAGGGCGCGGGCCTTGGTGTAACATTCCGGCCAACCCATCCGCCGCGGACCGCCCCGCCGTAGCGCCCTCCCGAGAGAGACCCATGGTTCCCCACCTCACCACCGCCCTCACCGGCCCGCTGCTCGAACTGGAGCGCCAGTTCCTCGACAATGCCACCGAAATCGAAAAGTGGTTCCGCACCCAGTGGCAGGACCACCTGCCGCCGTTCTACGGCTCCACCGACCTGCGCAACTCGGGCTTCAAGCTCGCCCCGGTCGATCTCAACCTGTTTCCCGGCGGCTTCAACAACCTCAACGACGCCTTCATGCCGCTGTGCGTGCAGGCGGCGCAGGCGGCAATCGAGCGCATCTGCCCGGAGGCGAGCAAGCTGCTGCTGATTCCGGAGAACCACACCCGCAACCAGTTCTACCTGCAGAACGTCGCCAAGCTGGTGGCGATCCTGCGCCTCACCGGGGTGGAGGTGCGCATCGGCAGCCTGCTGCCCGAGGTCACCGCAGCGACCGTGCTCGAGCTTGCCAACGGTGCCACCCTCACCCTCGAGCCGCTGCGCCGCAGTGGCGGGCGCATCGG
Proteins encoded in this window:
- a CDS encoding putative RNA methyltransferase, yielding MITSFQALACPLDGKPLQRDGASWRCTAGHSFDIARQGYANLLPVQHKRSRDPGDSKEMVAARRRFLGPGPGPDQPGPYQPIAAAVSRALLAGLAPGALARCLDAGCGEGYYLRQLAAAAAQRHPLALLGLDISKWAVMAAAKQDKRPNWVVGSNANLPVLTGTLDRVLCMFGFPVHAEFARVLKPGGELLLADAGPEHLRELREIIYPALKPERPALPPTPEGFTALPADTVRYRLELTGVAQIADLLAMTPHLYRASAAGRARAAALDALTVTVDVRLTRFERQAQVRAPSAAPARPA
- a CDS encoding histidine phosphatase family protein, yielding MAAAKTGFHRRASGVDRCAAQEARGIAGGDSTAPGGAIPRSTWRWLDALPADRAVCVLLRHSVRDALAPGDIGYAHPLNALGEELACRFGAALRGRLRTVHSSPLQRCLATAELLRAAAGAEGTVVEDRFLGDPGAYVVDAALARHNWETLGSAGIMARMAAGGPGLPGTRPPDEGARILLAHMLDTAGAVPGVHVFVTHDILLAITAARLVGPPRGAPRWPRYLEGAFFWRDADGLHAAYRGRRCILQVGQM
- a CDS encoding Eco57I restriction-modification methylase domain-containing protein, which produces MSAQLALGLRDVAAFGQVFTPDSVVRAMLALRRNAGRVLEPSCGDGAFLRHLPGAVGLELDADHCPPGAQAMDFFAYPEGERFDTIIGNPPYVRYQDIPPATRALIERGGHGRGLDGRSNLYLFFIEKCVRQLAPGGELIFITPRDFLKATSAVKLNRLLYEAGSITEAIELGDARVFPDALPNCLIWRFEKGCTERTMRYCEIGTGDALDAALAAPAWQTRHFLECGGHLMFARGDYPLRLAELAFVKVGAVSGADELYADDVHGNRDFVCSSTVSSGRTRRMIWSEPGEPPPAVLAPHKARLLQRKVTRFDESNWWLWGRLHHRSAAPRVYVNGKTRVAQPFFVHDCTDYDGAVLAVFLRHADIDLAAFCAALNAVDWADLGFVCDGRFLFTQRSLEHAPLPAAFAAFLPSP
- the putA gene encoding bifunctional proline dehydrogenase/L-glutamate gamma-semialdehyde dehydrogenase PutA, encoding MNSFPLRAAAALPETPRSALRTRIETAWRTPEPLCVPPLVEAARLDPGLREPVRRLALALVTGLRARRSRASGVDALMKEFALSSQEGVALMCLAEALLRVPDKATVDRLIRDKLVDGDWHAHLGHSPSLFVNAAAWGLLIGRRLVAPHDRASLSAALGRLLGHGSEALIRKGMDLAMRLLGEQFVTGRDIGEALRHGRALEKRGYRYSFDMLGEAAMSAADAERYFRAYETALHAIGQDAAGRGVIDGNGISVKLSALHPRYTWSQRERVVAELLPRLRKLCLLARGYAIGLNIDAEEADRLDLSLDLLEALATDDALAGWQGLGFVVQSYQKRAPFVLDFVIDLARRSGRRLMVRLVKGAYWDTEIKRAQVDGVAGYPVFTRKLYTDACYLACAKKLLAARDAVYPQFATHNAHTVAAVFHLAAADGRTWQPGDYEFQCLHGMGEALYDQIVGHPERHRLVRIYAPVGTHRTLLAYLVRRLLENGANSSFVNRVVDPDIPIGALIADPVEHAAPLAGAPHPGIVLPAALFGAARTNSTGFDLASETVRARLAAALARSRSMRFGAAPRPPAADLAAAAAGGGAGPASAPPPPGARPIRNPAAHDEVVGYVLEAGSATVEAALAAAQTAAPGWAARSAAARAQILLRAAERYQADADTLLALAVREGGKTWANAVAELREAVDFLRYYAHQAQDFAPDSHVALGPVLCISPWNFPLAIFTGQLAAALAAGNTVLAKPARQTPLIAAAAVGLMHAAGVPADVLQLLPGRGEVVGSALIADPRVRGVMFTGSTEVAAQINRRLAARGGQVPLIAETGGQNALIVDSTALPEQVVADVLASAFDSAGQRCSALRVLCLQQDIAADTLDMLRGAIAELRLGNPADVRVDIGPVIDTAARDGLEAHVAAMQARGARVTRLPLPEACAHGSFVPPTVVELAGGIDALAHLGREQFGPVLHVLRYPAADLERLIDAINATGYGLTLGVHSRIDETVERVAARARAGNLYVNRNLIGAVVGVQPFGGEGLSGTGPKAGGPLYLHRLLARSPGPELAKGARAVECTAAGEACAARLQAFAAWLDGGGGGLIDEAQSAALHDRIAPYRQRRITGLRLALPGPTGEDDSLRFVARGTIAGVARSAAGYLHQLIAALASGNLLRVDADATAHAVHSALPAALQAQLCCDAGWFDADFGALLFDGSDADADAWQRRLAGRDGPIIALLRPAPHYDLTRLVHERALSINTTAAGGNASLMAIGA
- a CDS encoding glutamine amidotransferase, encoding MKTAIAIRHLHFEDLGTLQPLLEARGYAIHYIDAVQDELTGLDVQRADLLVVLGGPIGAFDEATYPFLTDELALVHERLERQRPLLGICLGAQLIARALGAGVEAMGVKEIGFSPLTLTREGAASPLALLGDVPVLHWHGDRFDIPPGSVRLAGTQACANQAFALGRQVLGLQCHLEAAPRQIERWLVGHACELAQAGIDPRTLRGQARTLQNRLPQAAQAVFSRWLDGLEAKAASPAGAAKSCPAASPRRRG
- a CDS encoding DUF3079 domain-containing protein translates to MAKKFPLHPKHPERICWGCDKYCPADSLGCGNGSGRTMHPAEMLGDDWYLYGDWGLEIPEAEAKKSAGDGS